The region ATTCGAATGGCTTCCCACACGGTGTTCTTGTTGTAAGGGTTTAGGCCACACTGTGTCGAGCTGTAAGAGTGCTCAGGAGGTAGTCTGGAGACCAAAACAGCAAGTTTCAGCTTTAGGTACAGGGGATATTAGGGGTGTTACGGTTCTGAATGAGTCAAAAACTGAGAGTAAGATAGTGGTAGATCAAAAGGATGCTGGGaaagaagatgaaggagatgAGCCAGATCATAAGGGAGGTTCGAAGGAGTCCATGACCACAACATCTGAGGACACAAATGAGGCTTGCTGTTCAACGGCTGAGAAGGAGAAAACTTTGACTATACCTAGGAAAGTGGGGGGTCTAAGGAAAAATAGTTCCATAGAACAGACTTTGGAAGCTAATAAATTCAGTGTTCTGGTTTAGAAGAATGGTATGGTTTCAAATAAGGAGTCACAAAATCTTCAAACTTCTAATGGAGGGGTGTAATATTTTGTGTTGGAATATAAGGGGTTTAAATAAGAGGAATAAGCAACAATCCTTATTACAGTTCTGTTTTGTTCATAAAATTGGTTTGGGTAGTTTCTTGGAAACTAAACTTCACAGCAGCAAAATTGAAGAGATGACGCATGATGTGTTTGTGGGATGGAGTTGGTATAGTAGTAAAGCTATTGAAGGGAGAATATTATTGGTTTGGAATCCGGATTTGGTTCATGTGGCTGTTGTTCAGGAGCTGGACCAACTGGTCACTAGTGAAGTGCAAATAAAGGGAGTTAGTCAAGCAGCTGTGCTTTCTTTTGTGTATGGCCGAAATTCTTTGGAAGAGAGGAAAAATCTCTGGGCTCAGCTTCAAGTTTCCCAGTCTAATTCTAGGCCTTGGCTGGTTGCAGGGGATTTTAATGCAGTTTTTGAATATGATGATCGAATTGGAGGTAGGCAGGTTTCAGCTTTGGAAGTGGAGGACAGTAGGCAATGGAAGGCTAATTCTCTATTGATTGATTTAAGATCCAGTGATTCCTCATTCACTTGGtctaataaacaaaaagaaggcTTAAGAATATTATCAAAACTTGATAGAATATTTGTTAATGAAGTGTGGATTGATACTTTTCCTGATTCTGAAGGCCGGATTAATTGGGATACATTATCTGATCATTGCTTTTGTATTATCAAAACTGTTCATTTTCAAGTTTCAGGGGTTAGGCCTTTCAGGTACTTCAATATGTGGGATAAACACCAGGATTTTAGGAGCTCTGTTATGAGTAACTGGTCTAAACCAGTAGGAGGTACTGGTCTGCAGAAGATTATGCAGAAGCTCAGAAGACTAAAGCCTGCCTTGATCCAGTTCAATAAAGTGCTGATAGGGGATGTGGTTCAGAAGTATGCATCAGCAAAGCAGGAATATGACTCAGCTCAATTAATGTTACAGCAAAATCCTGGTTCGAGATTATTACAACACGAAGAGGATGAGGCAGCAGCTGAGTTTGCTAGAATGTCCAAGTTGTATGAAAGTTTCCTGAGGCAAAAAAGTAAGAATAACTGGCTGAGATTTGGGGACGAAAACACAACATACTTTCATGCTAGTTTGAAACAGAGAAGAATGAGGAATCATATCACGAGTTTTATTAATGATGAGGGGCAAGTTATAGAGAATCCTACTGAGGTTATAGCTAATTTTCACAGTCATTTCAAAGGATTTCTGGGCAGGAGTGTTACTCTAACTAATCGGGTTGATTTGAGTTGTTTCCGACAGGATTCTGTTTTGACTTTAGATCATCAGCTTGATCTAATTCATCCCTTTACTAAAAAGGATGTTAAGAGAGCTCTTTTCAGTATTCCATCTACCAAGAGTCCTGGCCCCGATGGTTATGGCTCAGGTTTTTTTAAGTC is a window of Humulus lupulus chromosome 4, drHumLupu1.1, whole genome shotgun sequence DNA encoding:
- the LOC133832464 gene encoding uncharacterized protein LOC133832464 — translated: MNAGHTLVKFRDETTRDLVLEARVVHFDRKPVLFRPWSTDLETLRVVNSVPVWMRLPNLGLQYWGLKSLSALVSTIGKPMMMDRVTKEKSMVKFARVLVEVEITDRLPHSISFINERGQLMEQAIEFEWLPTRCSCCKGLGHTVSSCKSAQEVVWRPKQQVSALGTGDIRGVTVLNESKTESKIVVDQKDAGKEDEGDEPDHKGGSKESMTTTSEDTNEACCSTAEKEKTLTIPRKVGGLRKNSSIEQTLEANKFSVLV